Proteins encoded in a region of the Raphanus sativus cultivar WK10039 chromosome 8, ASM80110v3, whole genome shotgun sequence genome:
- the LOC130498876 gene encoding metacaspase-4-like yields MNLITDNDFRDLVDRVPQGSRMTIISDSCHSGGLIDEAKEQIGESHKKDEEEEEEKEEESSSRFGFRKFLRSKVESTIRENKKEEDEADEVETKEMELEDGEMILAKAKSLPLQTLSSRSRC; encoded by the exons ATGAATCTGATTACTG ATAATGACTTCAGGGATCTTGTGGACAGAGTTCCACAGGGTAGTAGGATGACGATCATTTCAGACTCTTGTCACAGTGGTGGCTTGATCGATGAAGCCAAGGAGCAGATTGGTGAGAGTCATAAGaaagacgaggaggaggaggaagagaaagaggaagagTCTTCTTCGAGATTTGGTTTCAGGAAGTTCTTGCGGAGCAAGGTGGAAAGCACGATTAGAGAGAACAAGAAGGAGGAAGACGAGGCTGATGAAGTGGAGACCAAGGAGATGGAGTTGGAAGACGGAGAGATGATCCTTGCCAAAGCCAAGTCTCTGCCTCTGCAGACCTTATCCTCAAGAAGCAGATGCTGA